The window TCCCGCATGCAGGTCTACTCGTGGAAGGATCCTAAGCTCGAGCGTGCGCAGCGAGCCAGCAAGGGTCTCGGTGCCAAACTTCTCCCCAAGGTCGAAAAGGGCACGTGGGAAAACTCGGGCGTAGACTGGAGCCTCAAAGTAGAACCTGGCATTTCCTCGTACGGCGACCATCCAGCCGATGTTGGCGACCACCTCAAAGGGCTGCTCGACCATGCCGAAAAGATCGTTCCTCCCTCTGCCTGGGCCGAGACGCCGATCTATATCATGGCGACAGCAGGCATGCGATTGCTTCCCAAGTCGCAGCGCGAAGCAGTGCTTGACGAGACATGCCGCTACATTCGCCAACACACCAGCTTTAGCCTCGACGGCGCAGGGTGCAGCGAACACGTTCAGGTCATCAGCggtgaagaagaaggcttGCTCGGATGGATCTCGGTCAACTATCTCATGGATGGCTTCCACATTCGCGGCAAGAAGGCTTCTCTGGACGGCGAGACTGACATTATGGAAGGCCAGTCTACTTTTGGTTTCCTCGACATGGGAGGTGCTAGCACCCAGATCGCGTTTGAGCCAAGCAAGAAGGCGCTTCAGGGCGAAGGCGCggctgccgaggctgaCCTCACGACCGTGCAGCTGCGTATGCTTGACGGCACCGAGGTCTCGCACAAGGTTTTTGTCACCACCTTCCTCGGATACGGCACCAACCAGGCCAGACAACGCTACATCGACTTGCTACGCTCCGATGCGGCCAACGCGCAGGAGCCTTCACAGCCTCTGACAGACCCTTGTCTTCCCAACGGACTACAGCTCGCCCATGTTGACGGCAAGCCAGACGTCTCGCTGACGGGGGCAGGCAACTTTACCGCATGTCTCGAGTCCATGCATCCGCTCTTAGACAAAGAAGCCGTCTGCGACAAGCCTCCTTGCCTTTTCCATGGCGTCCACGTCCCCAAAATCGACTTTAGCGTGAACCACTTTATCGGCGTTTCGGAGTATTGGTTCAGCTCGCAGGACGTCTTCGGTCTAGGTGGTGTTTACGACTTTGTTGACTTCCAAAAGAAGGCTAACGAATTTTGCGCCAAGCCTTGGGctgagctcaagcagcatctcgatgctgaagaTCTTTTCGGACCCGAAGTCCAGCTCAGCCGTTTGCAGACGCAGTGCTTCAAGGCTGCTTGGATGGTCACCGTGCTTCACGAGGGTATCGGCATTCCAAGGATCGTCGATCACAAAGGTACAGGCGATGGCACCGATCAcgccgacgaggcgcaGGACAAGGGCGAGCAGAAGAACCTCTTTCAGAGTGTCAACGATATCAATGGCTTCTCTGTCAGCTGGACGTTGGGAAAGGCGGTTCTTGAGGCCAGCCGGGAAATTCCTCCGGCGCCCGGATCGCTTCTTTCTCCGTTCGATGAACTTAACAAGCACAACTCGAAGCTTGGCAAATGGGATCCTTTCCGCTCGACGTGGCCCACCACAGGCGAGAATTCTGCGTTCCCTCCCACATTGGGAAGAGCAAGCCGGCATGTTAGCCCGATCTCGATGATTGTCATGGTGTCGGTTTTCCTCTTTCTGCTTGTCACTTGCGTCTGCACGCGTGGTCGCGGACCGCGAGCTACGAGAAGACGCGCAGCTATTAAGGACatgcttccacctcctGTCGGTACGTTGGGCGGGTTTTGCAGCTCCAAGCGCACCGGCCGAGGAGACTATATCCTTGCCAGCATGGAGGAGGCAGCTGGCGATGCTTCGAAGCGCGGTTTCTGGTCCAAACTCGGCAAACGGGCGGACGTTAAGGACTACAGCCCGACCATGGAAGCCGAGTTTGGCTTCAGTTCCGAAGGCAGCTCGGaagagagcagcagcggctcCAGCGGATCGACAGGCAGAGGCTCGCAGACGTCTTCGCGCAGACGCGGCGGCACGGGTGTTTTGCGTGTTCTGGGCTGGCCGGTCCGTGGTGTGGCGCTTGCAATGAGCTCGACATTCCCATCTCTGTTTCCGCGGCGTACGACACGGTTCAAAAAGCGTCACTCAAACCTGCCCTTGAGCCGAGACGGCAGTGGCACCGACGGTATGCTCGGGCATGGTGCTCGCATCGCAGCTAGGCGAGGAGGGACGACTCCTACCATGGTGCGAGTATCGCGACCGGCTTCGCCCACTTTCACTGGCATTACCACGGGAACTGCCATCTCACGACCAGCATCACGCACTTCCAGTCGGGCGCCTACGCCCGTATTGGGACATCGTCTCACTTCAGCGACGCtatcgactcgatctggGCTCACCACACCTGGCGgcagcacctcgagcaGTGCTCTACCTGCCAGTGGGCCTGGCTCGCCTCTTGGCGAGCGTCACACACAGAGCCGTTCTGGTCCAGGTTCTGGTCCAGGCTCTGGTCCTGGCCTGTTCGCTGCCTCGATGAGTCGCGTGCACTCGGTTGCAGACATGTCGACCATCGAATCTGGCTTGCTGGCACCTACAATACGCACTCCATCACGTCAAGGCTCGCCAGCACCCCACCTCAGCCCGATGTCTGAGCTTGGCAGTGAAGACGGTCCGCGTCACGCATAGTCGCTTGAGACAAGCTTTCTGCCTCACATATCACAACGGACAATCTCCCCTTTCGTTttcgcatccgcatccgcaccCCGACGTATCACGTCTTGACTTTCATGCGCCTTTAATTGTTGCCCGTTTGGTCGTTGTTGTCTTCTGTCACACTCAGACGCGGCTTGTCGGGTACGCTGCTTGGTAGTTTTCActttcttggcttgcttgcaATGGTATACATGTGCGCTGATCTGTTGGCCTGCGCTAGACGAGGGTGCATGCGTGTTGAAAGAGCAAGATTGGACAGATTGCATGTGCCTGCAGGCGGTACATTAGTGGACCACAGAGATGTGCacgcgagatgcgagatgCAAGATGAGCGAATGAACACTTGACGTTACATCGGGGAGGTGGAATCCCCGATGTAGTGGGTGGAATAGAACTTGTATTAACATTTCAACAGCATTAGAATTCAAGAAGgattgacgattcacgaatcatacaaatcgtaaatcgtgaatggtggTGTTGAATTTGAAGTTTTGGAGGCGGACAGTTgacgatttgtgatttgtgattcgtgattgtgatttaAATTTTTCGAGAAGCTTTAccaaatcatgaatcacgaatgaagcaacaagcaacaagcaacaagcaacaagcaacaagcaagAATCAGGAATGGCACACGACTTTGATGTACAACCGTCAACGTATCGAGGAGCCTGATGTTGCTAAGAGACACCCGACCTTCTCTCACCTGACATCTCTTGAGCAATCGATACGTGCCAAAACAAAACGTGTACAATCCGCATCAGCGCACGTGCTGGGCTACACCAACTCATACCGCCgctcgcattcacgatttcggaCTAGAACATAGCACATCATGCCGCCGAAAAAGGACAAAGCCGGTTCGTCGTCCAAAGTGGCGGTGGACAAGACGTTCGGTATGAAGAACAAAAAGGGCGGCAAAGGGCAAAAGACAGTAGCCATGAttcagcaacagcaaaaAGTGGCGGGCAAATCGAAAGAGCAGTTGGCGAAAGAGAAGCAAAAGGAGCAAGAAAAGAAAgcggcagcgatggcagcgaaAGAGCGAGCGGCGGATCCATTGTTCAGCATTATCCAGCCGAAAGTACCGTTTGGTGTGGATCCAAAGACGGTAACGTGTGCATTTTGGAAAGCGGGACGATGCGATAAGGGGACGAAATGCAAATATGGACATAGCAATGATGCGGGACGAAAGACGGAGAAGAAGGACTTGTACGTCGACATGCGcgatgaagaggaagacAAAAAGTTGGACACCATGGACAAATGGGACGATGCCAAGTTGAATTCCGTGATTCTCTCCAAGCACGGCAATCCACGTTCGACAACTGACAAAGTATGCAAGTTCTTCCTTCAAGCTGTAGAAGACGGCAAGTACGGCTGGTTCTGGGAATGCCCCAACGGCGGCGAAAAATGCATGTACCGCCACCGTCTACCGCCAGGCTTTGTGCTCAAGAGCCAGAAGaaagagctcgaagcgctcgaaaaggccaaTGAAATCTCGCTCGAAGAGTTCCTGGAAACCGAACGCCACAAGCTCGGACGCAACCTCACGCCTGTCACCGCGGAATCCTTCGCAAAATGGAAGAAGGAACGTATGGACAAGAAACAGGCCGAGCacgagatgctcaagaagaaaaaggagGCGCAGGCCGCTGCCAACAAGATGGCGGGTCTCAGTGGAAGAGAAATGTTCAGCTTGAACCCGGACATgttcgtcgacgacgacgacgacgcagatgacgatggaGAGTTCGATTTGAACCAGTACATGAGCAACAACTGGGAACAGGGCAGACAGGACGAACAGCAACAAGCCGCCATCTATGACGATCAAGACAGCCCAGACGCCGCCGCGAATCGCCTCGGCAAGTTGTCCGTTTGATTCGTCCGCTCTTACGCCGACTTGCaccgcattcacgatcgtcTTATTTGCACATTGCAATCTCTCCTCGTCACATCACAAACCCGCTCCTTGCATTGTGCGactgtgtgtgtgtgtgtgttcCGCCGCATTGCACCAGCATGCGTCGTGATGTGTGACCGGCGCCACATTCGCATCTCTTAGCGCAGCCGGTTCAAAAGAATGTCCTAGCTCaagtattcacgattatccTGTGCTTGTCAAAAGTTGAAAGCTGTCAGTATCTCTGCATCTCTGATCATCGCCACCCATTTGCACTACTCACCCAAGgcgcatcgtctcgagcgtAAGCTTGCAACGGACGATGATAAACCACTGCCCTCAAACTCTCCGCCTGCACGCCCATCTTTTGCACCTCGGACGCATAGATCGGCAACACAACGCCCCTATTCAGTGATTACAAACACGAATGTTGCCGAATCCAAAACGATCAGAATGAGGATCAGCATCAAGATCAGTCATCGCCATCCACTTTGCCACAACTTGCAGGGCGAACGGATGTGAGGACTTACAGCTCCCAATTCATGCTGCTCATCGTAGGCTTGTTCACCGACCCGCCGATGTTGCCGTGAGCGGCGCGGGTGAAGTTGGAGCTACCCAGGTACGTCCATCCGATTGGGTGTTCTGCTTGTCTGGGACCAGTCCAGCTTCCGTCTGTTACCGAGAAGCGCGTAGCTTTGGCTGATATGTACGAATCGCTAGCATCTATGAACGCCTTATCGACAATCGCTTTCCCCTCAGCCGTCAGCGCGAGGATGGATTTGGCGTGGATCATCACATCGCCTCTTCGGCTCTGTGGGCTGTGATAGAGCGGCTTGATCCTGGTttgcatcggcatcgaaAACGCGCGTCAGTATGCCAAAGCTTACACCTCAGTCAGCATGTGTAAAAGACTACTCACGGCGAATTGCTCCACGCTTCGGCTTTGCCAAAAAAGCTCAACGCCCCCATTGCACCCTCCACCGTCGTCTCGTGCACATACCGATGACTCGGAAAGACGATCTTCACTGGCGGTAGCGCGTTTCCCTTGCTCGTCGCACCGATTGCGCTTGCATACTCCGGATGCACCTCATTCGGCTTGCCCTTTAGCGGCAACAGTCCTCTCGGCTCGACACCCGAGGCCAACAAATGGAAATGCTCGATCCACTTGACATCGTGATTGGCCAGACTGGAACCTTGGCATTCCAACTCCACAGACTCTTTGATGCCCAGATCGCGTACGACTTTACCCAAGCGTCCCAAACCTTGCGTCTCGATTTGATCCCACTCGCGCAAGCTGGCAGCCTCAGGCCAGCTCGCAACGATTCGCGCCCGCGTGGCGAGCGAAAAGTCGTACCTGTCCAGTGCCGCATAGACGGCGTGCGAAGCAGGCATACTGAGCGAACGCAATACGCGCACCAGCTGCGACTTGAAGTCGTTCTGACTACTCTTGCTACCACTGCTACTGCCGCTACCGTGATTGATCATGCTTGCTTGGCCCAGCAATGGGAAATCCTGGATGTAGGCTGTGTTCTCGATCCTGTCCCAATCGATCGCGTTCAAGTTGCCCGAAAGAATGGCCACTCTCAAGAAGCGCTGATGGACGAGGATCAAAAACTTGATGTGTTGCGTCAACCAGCCGCCCTTGGGTTTGTTGGGTACACAAATCTGCCATCCTGGGCACCTGGTAAAATCGCCACCAAAGATATGGCTAGGATGCAAGCCTGGCCTGGCGACATGCTCATTGACCCTGTAGTCTTCTTTTGGAGGCGGTAGGACGAGTGTGACTGGCAGCTGGCGAGGGAAGAGAGAGTAGAGCCAGTCGATGCGTAAATCGTACGTTGCAAGCACCGCCAACTCGAGCGAGCTGCGGCTAGATGGTGTGGCGGGCAGAAGCATTTGAGAGATGCTTACGCCAGAGACGGAGGGTGCGGCGTATCGGTTGTAGCCATGCTTGACGGAGCCATGCCAGAATCTACTTGAAGCGGTGATCGCATCCGCAGCCATCGAGTAGGAGGAGTTTTGCGGCTTCGAGGAGCTTGATGGCTCGCCGACACAAGTCGACGTGCGAGGATTCGCAGACGGGTGTAGTACAGCCAGCGGTTGGCTTGCAGTGCTTGCAGTGCTTGCAGTGCTCGCGACGGAAGCATTGTTGAGCTTGCACTGCTTGGTGTCGGACTGtgtctcgtcatcgctaGACGAACATGGCAAGTTGAGCTGTCTTTTTCTCTTGCTAGCGCGCTGCATTCGGTCCAACTCTAGCTGTCGTCGGTCGGGCAAGAGGGAGAGGAACCCAGCTGCAGATGTACTAGCTACAGATGAGGTGGCGTCTGCACATGATGGTTGTGTTTGTGATGAATCTTGGCTGGCGATGAGCGCGTTGCTTGGAGTGGCGTGCTTGTGGGCGTGATGGGATTGGTTGTTGCACTCAGCTGCGTTGGCTCGCGAGGCGTGCGTATGACACGGTCTGTCTGACTCGCTGAGCGTATCGGATTCCGAGTCAGAGATCACTATAGGATGCTTGTCCGACATGCTGTCGAGTTGAGCGCTGATGCGAAAGCGGCTCCACGCGAACACCAAGCCAACAAGAACggtccattcacgatttcagcGTCTTTGCAAAAGCCCGACCACCTCCACTCGCCACTCACCACTTTTTATGTCTGCTGTAGCGCGACATggagaatcacgaagcgcGAATCACCAAGTCGttgatttgtgattcgtgattagccGAGCGCTCGTTGAGAACTTGGTGATTCTGGTCGCGAAAAGatgagattcacgattcacattcgtgattgacgagtACAACTTGGAACACGACAcattcgtcattcacgatttgtctcgctcgtcgtcttgcagACCGACATGGCCTCAGGCGAGTCACGACGCACAGTATGACGCGCCAACATGCGCTTCTGGAATGGTTCTCTTCTGTCGGGATCCAAGTGCACCCGGAGCTGTATTTGGAGCACGATGCACAGACCGGCTTATCGTTTTAcacagccaagcagcttgctcggGACACAACTGTGATGCGTGTTCCCTCGAATATCTGCATCACTTCCAGCAGTGCGTTTGGCTCGATTCGACGGTTTGTGCAAAGCTGTTCGTGCGacggctcgctcgacttggaGGCGCTTCCTCGGGCGGATTGGATATTGCTGTACTTGGTGCTGTGTCGGGTGGCAGCCGAGTATCTGACAACCACCCAAGATGTGTGGTTGGAAAGCGTGTTTGCACATGTTGTCTATGTCTCACATATCCCGTCGGTGATCGAGACACCGCTTCATTTCTCGCCGACCGAactcgatctgctgcgcAATACTCCGCTGGTTGGATCTACGGAACGCAGACTGCGCGAGACAATCACCGACTACGAACGCGCAACTCGCGTGTTGCTGGCACAGCTGCACTCGGTGCACTCGTCGCCGTTTACGAGTCTGCTCACCGAAACGCTGCAGCCGATTCCAAAAGACGCTTTGCATGCAGATGCGTTGATGCAGCACACATGGCATCACGGACTCGAACTGTGGAGATGGGCAGAATCGGCGTTTACCTCGCGTTCCTTTCCACCACGCCTAATAGGCTTGCATCACGATCAGGGAGAAGCTCCGATTCTCATTCCCGGATACGACATCTTCAACCACGCCAGAGCACATGCTGTCACCTGGTCCTTCTCCCGCCCCACCGAGCAAGCCGAGTGCGGGtcggtcgagatgacgcTCAACTACGAGGTACCAGGCGCGCACCAAGTATACAACAACTACGGCGGCAAGTCGAACGAGGAATTTCTCTCATCGTACGCATTCACGCTCGACGAAACACACGAAGATACGCTAGCACTCAAGCTCAGTGGCAGTGAGCATGCAAAAACGCACTACTGGGTGCAATCCGCCAAAGTGTCAACACACCACCACGTCGCTCAACAAGGTTTCCTCAAGGCTCCATGTCCCTGTCCCACCCTGCTGCAAGAGCTACAGGAGCACATACTGCAAGCTGAGGCTCCACCGATCACCGAACACGAGCGCATCGATCTGTACGCACATATTCTGGAACTGCTCGAATCGCTACTGCTCGCCAAGAGGAAAGCTTTCAGGGCAAGCCAGCGCGTTTTGGATGCACTACCAGCCGCGCCTGAGCATGCCAACTACCCACCGACCAATACGTGGATAAGAACCAAAGCAGACTCCAGAGTGAGAAGCTCGGTATGCCAGAACGTCGCCCGCTACAGACACGGCCAATGGCGTCTGTTGAACAGCGCGGTCCAGTGGACCAGggacgagctggaaagAGTCGCCGACTGGTTGGATGCGATCCCAGAAGCCGccgagtgacgagtgacCATCTCGCAACATCCGATCATCGAGCATCCACAAACACCGCTTTTCTGACAGAACTGGCTAAGTTGCATCACTAGAGTTACCCGAACGCGGCCGCGACGTGCAAGATCAATACATGTTTACATTCACCAGTACCTGCCGACTGACTGGTTCAATCGAAACTCGGCACCACGTCCGTAAGATGTTCGACATGGCCCGTTTTCAGAGCGGCTCGTTGAGCTCTATCGGAAAGCTCGGGTTGCGCATTCTGCATCATGTGCGCAGCGTGTTGGGCGTGTTGGTGATCGCCGAATTTGgcggcgagagcgagagcgagcgcgtTGGAGTTCGAGTTGGCCGTGGTGGGTGGTGCAGATGAAcatggcgagcttgagctcgaccGACGCTTGCTGAGCGCCGATGCGTGGTCTGCGAGCGTGCTGTGGCGCGCGATGGACAGCTGGTCATGGTCGAGCGAACGGAAAGGGGGCGAGAGCACAGTTTCCTCTACCAGACCGGGATGTGCGACGCCAGCGGAGGCAGAGTCATGAGGCGTGCTGCTTCCACTTAGCACAGAGGCGCGCTTGAACCAGTTGAAACCTTTGAATGTGGTCGTCTGCGCCGCGGCCACTTGGTCGGCCGTGGGAGAGCTCATGACGGATTCAGATGAAGGTGAAGCTGATGCGGTGCAAGCGGTGGTATGAGGAGTGTCGGTGGCCGCAGTGGCCGCAGCGGAGGGGGCGCTGCGACTCAACAGATTACTGAACCCAGCAAAGCTCGAGCCTATGCTTTTGGCAGCTGTGCCGCCTTCGACGGACGTAGATGCGCCCGAGccgcctgctgcagcacTACTCGCTGGCTCGGGAGAAAGTGCAGTCCTCGCTTCATCCGCTGGACAACTGGACGACGTGGCCTTGCGCATCAGCGCGGGCAGCTTCATCCcccatccaccaccacctctaCCGCCATTTGTGTCTGGACTCAAATGAGCTGCttcctcatcatcgtcgatgTCATCCGTCGGCAGCGGTGGAAGCTTGACACCCTTCAACAAACCAGCGCCAAAGCTGGCACGCTGCACGATCCGATCCGCATGATCGCCCATCTGTCTCTCGCCTGTATCCGCCTCGGCGTCGTGGGTGGCAATAAAATCACGGAGCGCCTTGAGACACGCTTCGCTCGCCTTCCTCGCTTCGATCGCCTCTTCCATGGAAAGACGCATCTCGGTCATCTCGCGTGTCAGGCGTTCGATATGCACCTCCTTTGCGCGCAGCTCGCGGTCGTACGCCTGCAAGTTGATCGAGGATTCTCTACAAGGTAGCGTAGGCAGCGCTTTCGAgacggtggcggtggcggtggcggtggcggtgatgatcgagttggcagcttcttcttcttcgttGTCTTCCATGATGGGCGAGCCAACACCGATGGAGCTCGCGGCGCCTTGGGAGAGTGCAggcgagctgagcaagcaACGCTGAGCGCCAGAGACCGACGCCGGAACCGAGAGACGCGAAGCAGATGAAGCAGCCGTGTCGTTCGACTCTGAGGGCGCAGCCAGGTCGGCGGGAGAGAGCCTTGGCGACTTGCCCGAGTCGCTGAGCCACGAGCTGCGACGCGAATTGGGCGCCGAGCCGCCGTGTTCTTCGGCTGCGACGGGCAAAAGCAGAGAGTTGTACGCTGGATTGGTGCCTGTGGTGCCTGTGGTGCCTGTGGTGCCTGTGGTGCCTGAGAGTCGCAACCCGCGTAGGCCGTTGGTCAAGGTGGGGCTCAATGGCTCTtcggcctcgtcgacgtcgggCTTGGATGCGCCAGAGACACTTCGACTGCCACTGGCTGTGCGTCGATGACTGGGAACGGCGCCTGCCGCACTCGTAGGACGGTTGGCAGTGTTGAGGTTGAGGGCGTTGGGGCCGAAAACCAAGCTTGCGCGCTTCGACTTTTTCAGCTCGGCGTCTTGGAGTTCATCGCGCACGGGCGGTGGATTGGTAGTAGCAGAGACCCAGCTGCGACGGTTGTCGACTTTGGCCTTGGCACGAGCGTCGGATTGCTCTCCCTGAAGCCTCATGATGGCGCGGCGGCTCTCTTCTGCTCTGATGCGCAGATCTTTGACGCGGTCCGACTCGGCTTCCCTTGCGTGTTTTTCTGTACGCAGCTCTTGTTCGAGCTGTGGAACGCGCAGGCGGAGCgtttccagctcgtcctgcCATTCTGCGGATCGCTGCAAGATGACCGAGTGCGATGCTTTGACCTGGtccatctcgtccttgAGCTGGAGGATGGACTGATGCTTTTTGGACAGTTCGAGCCTCATGGTGCCCACGATGGCTTTCAGGGCTGTGGCGTCGGATGGCAGATCGGTGTACAGAGACTCGAGATGGTGCGGTGTGAGACCATCTCTAGCGATGTCGTCCATCATGGACGTTGCGTGCGTTGACTTCTGAGAAGCCGAGACAGAAGCGGCATCGTCTTGTTCGGACATGGTGCGAGCGGCAAGACGAGCGTCGCACTTGCCGACGGGCTAAGCTACTCGGAGTTGCGAGATGCGCGCTTCTACGGTGTTGTTTGGAGTGATCGAGCAACTTGACAAATCGATATTGATGCTGTTGGCTCGTTACGACTTGCTTGTGGGTCTCGCTTTGGCAACGGCGGTGTAGGGACTGGAGCAGCTGTGTGAAACCAGACTCTGGGTGCAAAGATCAAGTCTcgaggcagcagagacTGTGTCCTGGATCGAGCGGCGGTCGAGACGCAACGCAAACAGCCAAGTGACAAGTTGGTCGTGTTGGTTGGCTCGGCTGGAATGGATGCGGATGAAGGTGGGACTCAAGACGGCGGGCGTATCAGGGTTCACCCGTGACTCTGGTGCACCGATGTGAGTGCAGCCTGACATGTACGatgaaacacgaaacatTTCACAAGGCGGTTGGGCGCGgcgtcggcggcggcggcagcagcagcggtcTGTGTGTGTAACACTCGAGACGTTtttcgcattcacgatttacgattgaAATGAAAGCTCCACGCTCTGTGCTGCCTGCTCcgtgctgcgtgctgaAGCATATCTCTTTGTTGGTTCGAGCCTGTCTGGGAGCTGCTTCGCCGGTTGCTCGTTCAGCTGGCTGTAGCGGGGCTAGCACCGCGGGAAAGCGTGAAAttgaattcacgattttttGGCAGCAAAGGAGCGAACCCCGCTGAAAGGTGCATATGTGCATGCATGCTACACGTCGTTTTCTAGTTACCTCGTTTTCTAGTTACCTCGACTCAAGTGATTTTCACTCTGCGGTTAGATGTACTGTATTACTTACCTACACATTGCACATTTCTGATAAATCACAGAGTCGTCAGTCAGTGGCGAGTGAGTTGAATTATCCGACTCggacaatcacgaatagtcacgagtgtatcgccgaatcacgaatcaaaaatcatgaatcatgaatcgtgggtcgagcgacttgtgattcgtgattgtgaatctCGCGCCAGCGGAGCAAGAAAAGTGACAGCACAAGCGCGACGACAGCTGTCGTTGCACacacgactcgtgactcttgaTCTTGACTGTCAACCCCGCTTCAACGCGGCGTGCATCGGGCTCTGTTTTTCCACTTGCaaccagccagccagcttGCGTCTACTGACAGCACACTCACCAGTGCAAAGCCACAAGCTTGCAGCTTCAAGCTTCCTCTGGCTTCGTGGTTGCTGCCCGCTTTCAACACACCCCCGATCGATTCGTGAGTTGTGTGCGTTCCTGATCCCTAGATTTAATACCATTTCATCTGAAGAAATTCGCCCCTTAGATAAAGCTCCTTGCATCAGCTAGATTCGTgcatttcacgatttgtcTTTGACGATTTCGTGCATTCGTATCGTATCTCTCCCGATCGCTGCCAccttccacctcgaaccCAACTTATCACGATTTCTGACCGTTGGTACCCGAATAGCCTCAGCTCTCCAAGCATTCCAAGCACGCTGCCGTTGCGCACATTGACAAAGAAAACAACATGTTTGCAATTCGAGCAACATGACAAACACCAACATGAGCCAAGTACCGAGGCGACTACCAGAAccagagcgagagcgagaaagagaaagagaaagagaaagagaaacaAAGAAACACCAAAAACAACCAAACCTGAAAGAATGACAACTACGACAAGGGTAAGGAACAAAACAACAACAGGACGATGCGAAACAGGTGACAAACCTAACACAAATATGCGGGCCAAcacgcaatcacgaatcctgaatcgtgaatggcgaTCGCAACCCAGGACATGGAAAATCCAAGAGTGCATGCCCAACGATCAagagattcgtgattgggcACCATCCTCGAGAGATGggaaaaggaaaaagaGAGGGGGAAAAAAATCgtgacaatcgtgaatagcaACATGCCAGATTCGTGAAAAGAAACCACAGAATGGC of the Mycosarcoma maydis chromosome 2, whole genome shotgun sequence genome contains:
- a CDS encoding uncharacterized protein (related to RKM1 - SET-domain lysine-N-methyltransferase) → MTRQHALLEWFSSVGIQVHPELYLEHDAQTGLSFYTAKQLARDTTVMRVPSNICITSSSAFGSIRRFVQSCSCDGSLDLEALPRADWILLYLVLCRVAAEYLTTTQDVWLESVFAHVVYVSHIPSVIETPLHFSPTELDLLRNTPLVGSTERRLRETITDYERATRVLLAQLHSVHSSPFTSLLTETLQPIPKDALHADALMQHTWHHGLELWRWAESAFTSRSFPPRLIGLHHDQGEAPILIPGYDIFNHARAHAVTWSFSRPTEQAECGSVEMTLNYEVPGAHQVYNNYGGKSNEEFLSSYAFTLDETHEDTLALKLSGSEHAKTHYWVQSAKVSTHHHVAQQGFLKAPCPCPTLLQELQEHILQAEAPPITEHERIDLYAHILELLESLLLAKRKAFRASQRVLDALPAAPEHANYPPTNTWIRTKADSRVRSSVCQNVARYRHGQWRLLNSAVQWTRDELERVADWLDAIPEAAE
- a CDS encoding apyrase (related to YND1 - apyrase (NDPase/NTPase)); this translates as MSYPIQGSSSQPYGAYSFNTPVKQRKRRQLAPPLQHRQTEQQQDKRQPQPQSTQLTSRENVADAYTWNAAAKTAKTKLNESPLKGAAPGAAQLDAPSSWLKGRKYAVLIDAGSSGSRMQVYSWKDPKLERAQRASKGLGAKLLPKVEKGTWENSGVDWSLKVEPGISSYGDHPADVGDHLKGLLDHAEKIVPPSAWAETPIYIMATAGMRLLPKSQREAVLDETCRYIRQHTSFSLDGAGCSEHVQVISGEEEGLLGWISVNYLMDGFHIRGKKASLDGETDIMEGQSTFGFLDMGGASTQIAFEPSKKALQGEGAAAEADLTTVQLRMLDGTEVSHKVFVTTFLGYGTNQARQRYIDLLRSDAANAQEPSQPLTDPCLPNGLQLAHVDGKPDVSLTGAGNFTACLESMHPLLDKEAVCDKPPCLFHGVHVPKIDFSVNHFIGVSEYWFSSQDVFGLGGVYDFVDFQKKANEFCAKPWAELKQHLDAEDLFGPEVQLSRLQTQCFKAAWMVTVLHEGIGIPRIVDHKGTGDGTDHADEAQDKGEQKNLFQSVNDINGFSVSWTLGKAVLEASREIPPAPGSLLSPFDELNKHNSKLGKWDPFRSTWPTTGENSAFPPTLGRASRHVSPISMIVMVSVFLFLLVTCVCTRGRGPRATRRRAAIKDMLPPPVGTLGGFCSSKRTGRGDYILASMEEAAGDASKRGFWSKLGKRADVKDYSPTMEAEFGFSSEGSSEESSSGSSGSTGRGSQTSSRRRGGTGVLRVLGWPVRGVALAMSSTFPSLFPRRTTRFKKRHSNLPLSRDGSGTDGMLGHGARIAARRGGTTPTMVRVSRPASPTFTGITTGTAISRPASRTSSRAPTPVLGHRLTSATLSTRSGLTTPGGSTSSSALPASGPGSPLGERHTQSRSGPGSGPGSGPGLFAASMSRVHSVADMSTIESGLLAPTIRTPSRQGSPAPHLSPMSELGSEDGPRHA